A part of Chloroflexota bacterium genomic DNA contains:
- a CDS encoding metal-sensitive transcriptional regulator → MVHDHKDEIQRLKTIEGHIRGIQRMLEEDKYCIDIIRQIQAVQGALNKVSSQILDGHLNSCVLSAIQDNDPAERQRVLNEVTEVFDAANRS, encoded by the coding sequence ATGGTACATGACCATAAAGACGAAATTCAAAGGCTAAAGACCATCGAAGGACACATTCGCGGGATCCAGAGGATGCTGGAAGAAGATAAATATTGTATTGACATCATCCGCCAGATCCAGGCTGTCCAAGGTGCTCTCAACAAGGTCAGCTCTCAAATCCTTGACGGACATCTGAATTCATGTGTCCTGAGTGCCATCCAGGATAATGACCCAGCAGAAAGGCAGCGCGTGCTCAATGAGGTCACTGAAGTTTTTGATGCTGCCAACCGTAGTTAA
- a CDS encoding DMT family transporter: protein MQKKQLGLLLMSISAIGLGVTTILMKILPAESGMTPGQIAVWRFLIAAPLMWLLTMVQKKDKNVIPDKMGWLIALGGIYSMASLFALLALRRLPSSIYVIILFFYPSLVVIYHLLRRKPVPRLWWLGLPMTVIGLILTVAQFGQPVELDLLGILLTVLNGLAIIAYTLLSEKVFAGMGDRQLGSTWVMTGAMMIGLGLIALYGFAMPQSLMGWVYLLTLGVVGTLIPIYAMNVGIQMLGSARSSVVSTLQPVVAVLASTIFLNEELTPCQWLGGAIVIIAIVLLQRSPDAHSGIRGE from the coding sequence TTGCAAAAGAAACAGCTAGGCCTGCTGCTCATGTCCATCTCGGCGATTGGGCTGGGGGTGACGACGATCTTGATGAAAATATTGCCTGCCGAATCCGGGATGACGCCCGGGCAGATAGCGGTTTGGCGCTTCCTCATTGCCGCACCTCTGATGTGGCTCCTCACGATGGTTCAAAAGAAGGATAAGAATGTTATCCCGGACAAAATGGGGTGGCTGATTGCATTGGGTGGAATTTATTCCATGGCGAGTTTGTTTGCACTGTTGGCTCTGCGCCGGCTGCCATCTTCAATTTACGTCATCATCCTGTTCTTCTATCCCTCGCTGGTTGTGATCTATCACCTTTTGCGACGCAAGCCCGTTCCGCGCCTCTGGTGGCTGGGATTGCCGATGACGGTGATCGGCTTGATCCTGACTGTTGCACAATTTGGACAGCCTGTGGAACTGGACCTGCTTGGGATTCTGCTTACGGTTCTCAATGGCCTGGCGATCATCGCCTATACGCTCCTGAGCGAAAAGGTCTTTGCAGGGATGGGTGACCGTCAACTCGGTTCCACCTGGGTGATGACCGGGGCGATGATGATCGGGCTGGGTTTGATTGCGCTTTATGGTTTTGCAATGCCTCAATCCCTGATGGGCTGGGTGTATTTGCTGACCTTAGGAGTTGTTGGTACTCTCATTCCTATCTATGCCATGAATGTCGGCATCCAAATGCTTGGGTCGGCTCGCAGTTCGGTTGTTTCCACCCTGCAGCCGGTTGTGGCAGTGCTGGCCTCTACGATCTTCCTGAATGAAGAGCTGACGCCCTGTCAATGGCTGGGTGGTGCCATTGTAATCATAGCGATCGTCCTCCTGCAGCGCAGCCCAGATGCTCATTCTGGGATTAGAGGTGAATAA
- a CDS encoding DMT family transporter, with protein sequence MAPLRYAQTVVGLPALGTVAIGDLIAFAIMAGFTIPRVKKEFWRSKTLWLMVFIVVTRTVFWTLSGRFTQTYLAQMVNLLAPFFVVIFDRFVNKTKLPRFTLLAITFSVVGGFLLIFGGLQNQPIVGLLTRSDWIGLGMALLATFGIAAYMVIVKYGQGIGLPFEAVYISQVGAIGVVVLVLSLILGENWSAFLHVDWKSILVILFYALVMEIGVKIGNITVIRKLGAPLVSSMLAVRLVAAIFAGWLILGEKPESLLQWIGAGIVVLTITWYLSQQDGHQD encoded by the coding sequence ATGGCTCCTTTGCGTTATGCCCAGACTGTTGTGGGATTACCGGCGCTTGGAACAGTTGCGATTGGTGATTTGATCGCTTTCGCAATTATGGCCGGGTTCACAATCCCCAGAGTTAAGAAAGAATTCTGGCGATCTAAAACGCTGTGGCTGATGGTATTCATTGTTGTAACCCGAACCGTCTTCTGGACCCTTTCTGGACGGTTTACCCAAACCTATCTGGCTCAGATGGTAAATCTTCTTGCGCCGTTTTTTGTTGTTATTTTTGATCGGTTTGTTAATAAAACCAAATTACCCAGGTTCACTCTACTTGCCATCACCTTCTCTGTGGTTGGCGGCTTCTTATTGATTTTTGGTGGGCTGCAAAATCAGCCCATCGTGGGATTACTCACCCGAAGTGACTGGATTGGTCTTGGCATGGCGTTGCTGGCGACCTTTGGGATTGCTGCCTATATGGTCATTGTGAAATATGGGCAGGGGATAGGGCTGCCGTTTGAAGCTGTTTATATTTCCCAGGTTGGTGCTATCGGTGTGGTGGTACTGGTTCTGAGTCTGATCCTTGGTGAAAACTGGTCTGCTTTTTTACATGTGGACTGGAAATCCATCTTGGTGATTCTTTTCTATGCGCTTGTGATGGAAATTGGGGTGAAGATTGGAAATATCACCGTGATCAGGAAATTGGGTGCGCCACTTGTCAGCAGTATGCTGGCTGTTCGGTTAGTCGCAGCAATTTTTGCAGGTTGGCTGATTTTGGGGGAGAAACCTGAATC